Part of the Mytilus trossulus isolate FHL-02 chromosome 2, PNRI_Mtr1.1.1.hap1, whole genome shotgun sequence genome is shown below.
CCAAAACCTGGTATGGTTACAAATAATATTAGGGGTGTACATGGTGATGGTATAGAAACACAAGATACACCAAAACCTGGTATGGTTACAAATAATATTAGGGGTGTACATGGTGATGGTATAGAAACACAAGATACACCAAAACCTGGTATGGTTACAAATAATATTAGGGTGTACATGGTGATGGTGTAGAAACACAAGATACACCAAAACCTGGTATGGTTACAATTAATATTAGGGTGTACATGGTGATGGTATAGAAACACAAGATACACCAAAACCTGGTATGGTTACAAATAATATTAGGGTGTACATGGTGATGGTGTAGAAACACAAGATACACCAAAACCTGGTATGGTTACAATTAATATTAGGGTGTACATGGTGATGGTGTAGAAACACAAGATACACCAAAACCTGGTATGGTTACAAATAATATTAGGGTGTACATGGTGATGGTGTAGAAACACAAGATACACCAAAACCTGGTATGGTTACAAATAATATTAGGGTGTACATGGTGATGGTGATGGTATAGAAACACAAGATACACCAAAACCTGGTATGGTTACAAATAATATTAGGGGTGTACATGGTGATGGTGTAGAAACACAAGATACACCAAAACCTGGTATGGTTACAAATAATATTAGGGGTGTACATGGTGATGGTATAGAAACATAAGATATAAGGTCTGAAGTAACAAGTTGGGTATCACAATGAGCAGTTTACAAAATATACACTGGACCACAAGacttattaaataattttgatttgtttttgaaaataataagcatgtcaaaaattgttcttacatgtatatcatgtatatgcaAAAATGAATGAGTTTgcaaacatttacaataaattttaaagaagtaattatataaataaacttttactGCTGTAATTATAATTTGATTGCATGAGCTATGCATTTTAGGGAAATTAACAAGTATCATAACCTGAAACTGAAATATGTTTGATTGTCCCAACATACCTGAAGAGTAATTTGGTTACAAATTAAGGTGCTAACATACAACAAATAAGAGTCAACATATTTATGGTATATCCTATGTTTTACCACCTAGAAAGTAATTTGTATACacatttatgtacatgtactaacaTACAGCAaatagaaggaaaaaaaatagggACTATCCTATGTTTTTCACctttatcaaatgtttatttatttacaatttgttttatgCAGAGTCACATTCAGATCTGATATGTGAAACAGAAACCATAGCAGGAAACATTGGTTCATACAGATCCCCTAGCAACAGGATAAATTCTAAAAAGGATGATAAAAGTGTAGACCATACTTCAATGAAGAATAAAAAGGAGCAGTTAGATGTCTCCACCAATGATCATGAAAGAGAAACACAATCATCAAAAGATAGAAGAAAAAGGAGAAGTGTTCCAGCAGATCAGAAAACAATGACTCAAATGTTGCTTGAATCAGACCAGGAACATGAAGAAGAAGAAATGTCTTTAAGTGAAGAGGAAGAACAAACTCCccccaaaaataaaaagaaacgcAAGATAAAAGGGAATAAATTACTGAAAAGTGGTACACAGTATCCTATTGACCAGACCACAATGAgtcagtactttgattatacTGATGTTGAGGATGGAAGTTTTGGTGGTGTTCAGGATGgcaaaaaggaaataataataaaaaatgaaactacCAAAACGTCTGATAGAAAGAAGAAACTACACAAGAATCAAACTAGAAATTTGAGAACACGGTCTAAAGATATGAAGGTTAATAATTCAGACACAGAGACTCCATCTCCTATCAGGAAAACCAGTAGGAGACATTCACTTGGAGCAGTAACAAATAGAGTTCAGGAATTGAGGGATGAACATACAATGACTACAACTGACAAGAAGGCTAGAAGAAGTCTATCTCCAAATAAATCAAGTAACACAAAATCTAGAAGTCATTCCCCTAAGCAGCAGAGCCATGATACATCTATAAATATATCCCCACAGCAGCAAGGCAAGAGGAAGTCCAAGGACAAGCTGAATACTAGTTTAACAGGAAGTGGAAAGAAAAATGTTGATCCTTTACTGAAAAAGAATGCTAAAGGGGAAACCCCATTACAAGTAGCTGCTATAAAGGTAAAGTGTCTGTTGGCAACCTGCGAGTAACCAGACAATATTTGTCATGATTAACAAGTTGCCAATATGAGACACACACTGTTTCTCTTAGATAACTTTAGTTGAATGCATCATTTTCATGATATTAAGTTGATGCAgactttcaaaattaaactttgtatcTAATGGCTAGTTTTGCCACAGTGATATAAGACATTTTAAGATAGTCAGTTACAAATTATATACAGGATATATTTAGATTAACAAGAACAGGTTTGTAACATTATACTCATTTCAAGTGGAATTTGGACACTACACAGTTATAATTTGAAATGTAGTAAGTGAtataaaatgacacagaaattaaagattattggtcaCCTTTTCACCTTCAACAACGAGTAAAATTTATACAGCATAGTCACCTTCTAATGGCCCTTAAATGACAATTGTATAACAATTCAGAAGagagatttatgaaaaaaaacacagaataaTAGGCTacttacttgggacaggcacttaTAGTGCAAAAACAGGAACATAAATAAGCctttttcatactgtatagtTCATACGATCTGCATgaaagttgtgttttttttttctttttaaaagttgcTTTAACTGACctgtaaaacaaacaagtgaTTGATAGAACTTCATATTCAAttgatttaattgtttgttttgatcatgttgattatATGTAGCTTTACTTGGTGTTTCAGGGAGATATCAAAAGAATTGAAGAATTACTTAAAGCTGGAGCCTTACCCAATGCACGAGATAATGCAGGATGGACGCCCCTGGTTAGAAAATAGTCTTGTCATTAGTTGGTAACATAAACAATTCCCTGACCTaccatgaaaatgtaaatgttaagcacaactgaaattttgtttgtcgctgaataatttgaaatgttgtTCCTTTCTAATCATTtgcagaaacaaacaaaaatatttggaacAAATAATTTGGGATTAGTATCCAAgaattatttaaatcaataattttgtTCTGAAACACCAGAGTTTTATGccttgaatattataaaaatactgCCCTTGGATGAATGTGTTAGCATTTATTAACACATGAGGTGAAAGTCACTCCAGACGAAATGGCGGGTGTTTTTAACCAAAGTTGTTAATCACCTAACACCTTCATCCAAGGGCagtatgtttattatttacTGATTTTATTATGATTCAAGTGTGCACTatggacaataaaaaaaataaagtcataatTTAAGATACTTTTAACTgtaatatctttaatttcaagtacCGTACCATTATACTTGAGTGTTCTGTATACATGTAACATCACATCCTTGTTTAAAAAccataatttgaagaaaaacagacaccacttatggcaaaaaaaaaggaaatgaaaagtCTACAAACTCTGCACAGAAAACCTAAAGATTTTGAAACACCAacaccataaaaaaaacaacaacatatgaACTGAACATGTAGTTTTTCATGTAGGCAATTCACAAGACCCTATTCTGAAGTCCCTAGAAAAaggtatacatatagaataaccatacattgtctcgaaatatcaatgttttttgtacgaggcttagaaacaggtagaaagcAAGGCTGTGCCAGGCATTtctacctgtttcgagccgagtacagaTAACCTATTGATATTTCGaaacaatgtatggttattctttatatactgcAACTCTTCTAAGTGTTCTGAATGAAATATTTAGggaaaaacaatcattttttaatttgaagcgGACGACGTAAAATTTCCGCAAtcctgtatgttttattgacgtcataaataaaactctatGGAAACACAGTGACTGTGTATCACATATGAATATAcagtcaatgcaatttgactgctcaaataggacagctgcagtatataactaattattttattttcagcatGAAGCAGTGCATTACGGTCATACAGAAATAGCCAAGAGGCTGTTAGATCATGGGGCTATGATAAATGTTCCAGGGACAGAAAACGATACACCCCTTCACGATGCTTTACGACAAGGCCAGTTAGATTGTGTTAGACTACTGGTGTCGTATGGGGCATGTCTGACTAGTAGGTTAGTGATGATGTTTAATAACAGCATTTGTGCTATGAAATAAgcttaaaatttacatttttgttaaagtacTACAATTTTATTGTTGTGTAAGTCCATTCTTACaaggcctaaaataaaatattgtttgtttctccAATCCCGACCGACCCAGAAAAATCGCCGCGACCGGAATCATTTTATTGCCGATTTtgtgtagattttttttttatcaaaattcatGTGGTGGTGCGGTGCTCCTATGAAATGGAAAAGTCAAATACATAAGAAATAAGAAGGAGACGCTGTTCTTCAAAAAGCCTTTGTAATCGGCACTGTTGAAAACGCCTTGGTGACGCGACTTGTCTTTCTTCTTCCACGTGGTCTTTACGATATTCAGAACAATATTCTCTAGATTGTTCATACATTTACATGGACGCCGTTCAATCAGTTTTTATTGCCGTTTATTTGGCTGGAAACTTTAGAAAGACTTGGTAACAAATGTGTTGCGCAGATTTTGAAGAAGGAAATATTTGAAGACATGTGAAGACGATATCGCCGATTTAAAATTGACTGAAGAGGAGGAGGATGCTcttgacaaaaaacaaacacatccGTGTATCCAAAAGTGGTTCTACAGAAACTTTTTAGTCCACACTACGCCGTACGGTGATTACATGAAACTGGCACTAGACTTTAATAAAGACTCTTTGTTTAAGtaaattatacatgtttctcgttcttcgtttttcttatatagattagactgtggGTTTTCccctttgaatggttttacacttgcaATTTTGGGGACCTTTCTACGAGCCTTTATACAGTTATAGCTTGTTTAGTGTGAGacaaggttccgtgttgaaggccgtaccttgacctataattgtttacctttataaattgttatttggatagagagttgtctcattggcactcataccacatcttcctatacctatttaagtttttgaaattttgcattaaaattgacATTAATATTGATGGCACCTCTACAGAAAAAGAAGCCTCCTCTTCAAATGTTGGTAATACCTTTGACAAAATGATGGGAGCCAGTCAAGCTGTCAACAAACTTTTTAAGTGAAAAGAAGAAGCTATTAAAAAGTTAACAGGTATGCATAATAAGTGACCGTCCCAACATCTATTTCTTGCAAGCAAAGGTAGCCTTTTTAGGATAAGGAAAGTCTCCCCACCTTTGTTTGCATTCTTTTTCTTGCAAACTTTTTCAAACCCTTTACCTACATTCAATAATGATTTCCTTATGCCCTTACTAGTTTGACCCCAGGcctgaaagcaattgatttaaattaatcATTTGGTCCCTAATAAAAGTAGATCACTCCACACTAGTCTTGTAAAAGCAGACAGCCCATACATACTTCTCTGGAAGAAGGCTGCCACAATGGTAACTGTTTGAGAATCCAGAGCATTCGAATAAGTGCTAACCGAGTATGACTACTGTTGTGGATCTGTTATCACACCTGAAGGTTTGCTTTCATAGTATTCCAAAAAAGATTTTCTTATaactttttgtatataataagtTAACATGGTCTTGCATAATATGATTTTGTGACCCAACCTTGAATGAAATTTCcacatttaacatatttgatatGCACTGAGTTATTCAGTGTTTGATATGGTTTCAATGTTCAAATCCTTCTTTCAGTGGAAAATTGCATACTTCAATGAACAGTATGAACTTCATTCTACTAGTACACTCTCTGACATTGAACTTGGACAGATTTCTGACAGATTATACTGCTTAATGTAATAAACAGAAGGCTCAGTATTTTAGACACTTTCTTCATTGAAAGTTCCCAATAGATATATACAAAGTACTctagaatattattttttatttataaaagatcTCTGTTGTTCTTTATTTCAGGTGATGCTGTTGAAGGCGTGGTGAGTGTGCACCTACAGATAGACTGATACTCCTGTGGAATTTCCGTATTATGACTCTTCCGTGGCACAGCCCGATACATGTGCCTTCTGTGCAGCTGTGTCATTATTGGATAATTACCACCCAAAAGAGACCCAATTAAATAAACCATTTCAAATTATACATAGagctttatttaataaatctgacatgaagAAACTGATAGCTTAATACACTCTAGAATTTATAATACTGCCCCATAATGATGGTTTGTAATTTCCTATTTACAAgtaccaaaaaaaaccatatttaccaaaaaaataaaataatttacctacctacctacccacacctGACTTGATAGGGTCGGgtttggggaaacaaacaattatttatttttggccCAAAGTAGTTACAATCAAtagtaaaaaggaaaataaatatccaTTGCTTATTTACAggaattataaaatttgtaatggtaaacaaaatatgtatatgaatTTACTGACACTTCATTAACAACTGATAAAAAAGGTTCAATAGAATGTAGggatttttttatgccccatttatgggcattatgttttctggccTGTGacatgatctttttaattttgatgccgattttatcatttaaagattttaccccatttccactgaacatagaaaatgatagtgcggatggggcatccatgtactatgacACACTCTTGTTTCACATTGGTTTACCTTGAAAAAAATTTGGGGGggatattgttattttgttgtgctttatcatttaaaaattttcttatttgacctattttcatatttccaatattattctaaaaatattcattgtttGTAGGAATATCCATGGTTTAACTCCAGAAGATTTTGCTGTCACAGAAGACATGAAAGCTGCATTGACCACAGATATCACAACTTCATCAAGCAAAACTACAGAGGTTAGATAGTTTATAGACCAAACATAGAAATGGATTATTTAAGTCCTAATATAAGAGatgtatcatttatttatttacctaTATTTTGCCTACATTTTTATCTGTGACCACTGGTAAATAGTTGAGTATTATAAGGTGtcatgagttatctcccataattttttttaccataactGATTTCAAgcagcttttctcatcacttggcgtccgtcgtcgttaacaatttttcaaacatcttctcctctgaaactactgaatggatttaaatgaaacttagcatgattgttccttagtcTTAGATTATCctatttttgatccgtcaaaaaacatgaccgccgttacttaaaatagaacataggggtcaaatgcagtttttggcttatatctcaaaaacgaaagcattttaatagagcaaatctgacatggggtaaaaatgttcattagggcAATATCTATcatccctgaaattttcagatgaatcaaacaacccattatTGGGTTGcggccacttaattggtaattttaaggaaattttgcagtttttggtcattatcttgaatattattatagataaagataaactgtaaacagcaaaaatgatcagcaaagtaagatctacaaataagtgtatatgaccaaaattgtcaattgaccccttaaggggttattgtcctttaatgacaatttttcacaatttgttcatcatatatttgctaactttaaaaaatcttctcctctaaaactactcaaccaaattcaaccaaacttaaactgaatgatcagtagggtgtataaaataaagtttgtgctttattttttatttcgtcaaaaacatggccgtcatggctaaaaatagaacacagggtaaaatgcagtttttggcttatatctcaaaaactccagcatttagagcaaataaaacaagacgttaaagtatttattaggtcatggcctacctgtcctgaaattttcagccgaattgggtaactggtttttcaggtataatgcccctgaattgatgattttaaagaaattttgcagtttttggttattatcttgaatattattatagatacagataaactgttaattgCAAAAATTTTAAGCAaggtaagatctacaaataagtcaatttgaccaaaattgtcaattgaccccttaaggagttattgccctttaaagactttttttcacaatttgttcatcatgttgacttactttataaaatcttctcctttgaaactgctgtatcaatttcatccaaacttaggctaaatgagtttcagagtatctagtataaattttatatttcatttccttgtatgtcaagaaacatagctcctatggctaaaatagaacataagagaaaatgaatatttttttgcttttgaagaaaataggacaattcaaagaacatttaaataaattgaaaagccaaaataatcattgatgagagatttaaccaaaaaaattaaggtgagcgattcaggctcttgagaacctcttgtttaacaaaattgtaaattaaaaaaaaaacaacttaaaagGTTTTCTTCCTATAACAAAGATCAAATGTAGATTTGGAAATTGAAGATAATCAAGCAATACAGTTATTTATAGAGTAGGATTGTAA
Proteins encoded:
- the LOC134706517 gene encoding BRCA1-associated RING domain protein 1-like; its protein translation is MTSAEFPETSEALKDLQNLFKCKSCGKLAESPCTLGGCEHIFCNTCCDINLEKNECPLCNVHVNVKAAQVNRQIYNVVRLCQRLEAVLTDTDNNSYVQTQKTESHSDLICETETIAGNIGSYRSPSNRINSKKDDKSVDHTSMKNKKEQLDVSTNDHERETQSSKDRRKRRSVPADQKTMTQMLLESDQEHEEEEMSLSEEEEQTPPKNKKKRKIKGNKLLKSGTQYPIDQTTMSQYFDYTDVEDGSFGGVQDGKKEIIIKNETTKTSDRKKKLHKNQTRNLRTRSKDMKVNNSDTETPSPIRKTSRRHSLGAVTNRVQELRDEHTMTTTDKKARRSLSPNKSSNTKSRSHSPKQQSHDTSINISPQQQGKRKSKDKLNTSLTGSGKKNVDPLLKKNAKGETPLQVAAIKGDIKRIEELLKAGALPNARDNAGWTPLHEAVHYGHTEIAKRLLDHGAMINVPGTENDTPLHDALRQGQLDCVRLLVSYGACLTSRNIHGLTPEDFAVTEDMKAALTTDITTSSSKTTEVVDVLEYQQPCLLHTALSREQKILLQKCATVIQGRVVEDFCPEVTHIVTSCNKDGMCARTFKYMHGVVNGKWIVNFEWVNMCLEFGDKVCEEAFEIPGSSQNIESHAAEKGRINRKNQQPKLFDGYQFYFCGNFEYPTPQKEDLIELVKSGGGQILTREPKLDHIPKIPTVPYHAPNSGPLSKCYIFVVHDNNSRNELIRKEKICSVSVAWILDCIGLFQIKQNVEI